In one Aeromicrobium wangtongii genomic region, the following are encoded:
- the yajC gene encoding preprotein translocase subunit YajC, which yields MNDWASIIPLILLVLAFLFLVVRPARARQRDFQRLQGQLEVGQQIMLTSGIFGELAAIGEETVELQIAPGTVITVNRHAVARVVEAVPDDDASTDL from the coding sequence GTGAACGACTGGGCATCCATCATTCCCCTGATCCTGCTCGTCCTGGCCTTCCTGTTCCTGGTCGTCCGACCGGCGCGGGCCCGCCAGCGCGACTTCCAGCGCCTGCAGGGTCAGCTCGAGGTCGGCCAGCAGATCATGCTGACCAGCGGGATCTTCGGCGAGCTCGCGGCGATCGGTGAGGAGACCGTCGAGCTGCAGATCGCACCCGGCACCGTCATCACGGTCAACCGGCACGCCGTCGCGCGCGTGGTCGAGGCGGTACCCGACGACGACGCAAGCACCGACCTCTGA
- the pdxS gene encoding pyridoxal 5'-phosphate synthase lyase subunit PdxS, translating into MSTEATTVGTSRVKRGMAEMLKGGVIMDVVNAEQAKIAEDAGAVAVMALERVPADIRSQGGVARMSDPDLIDGIIEQVSIPVMAKARIGHFVEAQVLQSLGVDYIDESEVLTPADYTNHIDKWNFTVPFVCGATNLGEALRRITEGAAMIRSKGEAGTGDVSNATQHMRKIGGEIRRLQSLNEDELYVAAKELQAPFDLVKEVAEAGKLPVVLFTAGGIATPADAAMMMQLGAEGVFVGSGIFKSGNPAQRAEAIVKATTFHDDADVIAKVSRGLGEAMVGINVDDIPEPHRLAERGW; encoded by the coding sequence GTGAGCACTGAGGCAACAACGGTCGGCACCTCCCGCGTCAAGCGCGGCATGGCAGAGATGCTCAAGGGCGGCGTGATCATGGACGTCGTCAACGCCGAGCAGGCCAAGATCGCCGAGGACGCCGGCGCCGTGGCCGTCATGGCGCTGGAGCGGGTGCCCGCCGACATCCGCTCGCAGGGCGGCGTCGCGCGCATGTCCGACCCCGACCTGATCGACGGCATCATCGAGCAGGTCTCGATCCCCGTCATGGCCAAGGCCCGCATCGGTCACTTCGTCGAGGCGCAGGTGCTGCAGTCCCTCGGGGTCGACTACATCGACGAGTCCGAGGTGCTGACGCCGGCGGACTACACCAACCACATCGACAAGTGGAACTTCACGGTTCCCTTCGTGTGCGGAGCCACCAACCTGGGCGAGGCGCTGCGCCGCATCACCGAGGGCGCTGCCATGATCCGGTCCAAGGGCGAGGCCGGCACCGGTGACGTCTCCAACGCCACCCAGCACATGCGCAAGATCGGTGGCGAGATCCGCCGTCTGCAGTCGCTCAACGAGGACGAGCTGTACGTCGCCGCCAAGGAGCTGCAGGCTCCGTTCGACCTGGTCAAGGAGGTCGCCGAGGCCGGCAAGCTCCCGGTCGTGCTGTTCACCGCCGGTGGCATCGCGACCCCCGCCGACGCCGCGATGATGATGCAGCTGGGCGCCGAGGGCGTGTTCGTCGGCTCGGGCATCTTCAAGTCCGGCAACCCCGCGCAGCGCGCCGAGGCCATCGTCAAGGCCACGACGTTCCACGACGACGCCGACGTCATCGCCAAGGTCTCCCGTGGCCTCGGTGAGGCCATGGTCGGCATCAACGTCGACGACATCCCCGAGCCCCACCGCCTGGCCGAGCGCGGCTGGTAA
- the ruvC gene encoding crossover junction endodeoxyribonuclease RuvC has protein sequence MRVLGIDPGLTRCGVGVVDGTVGRPLTMVHVGVFRTPADLDTARRLHQLEQQVEASVLAHRPDVVAVERVFAQHNVRTVMGTAQASGIAMLVAARHGIPVHLHTPSEVKASVTGSGRADKAQVTQMVTRLLRLTEAPKPADAADALALAICHIWRGGAMNRLEAAVAAAAGTRRAPGAVGTR, from the coding sequence ATGAGGGTGCTCGGGATCGATCCCGGCCTGACCCGCTGCGGCGTCGGCGTGGTCGACGGCACCGTCGGGCGTCCCCTGACGATGGTGCACGTCGGCGTGTTCCGCACGCCCGCGGACCTCGACACCGCCCGCCGCCTGCACCAGCTCGAGCAGCAGGTCGAGGCCAGCGTGCTGGCGCATCGCCCCGATGTGGTCGCGGTGGAGCGGGTCTTCGCCCAGCACAACGTCCGCACCGTGATGGGCACGGCCCAGGCCAGCGGCATCGCGATGCTGGTCGCCGCGCGGCACGGCATCCCCGTCCACCTGCACACGCCCAGCGAGGTCAAGGCCTCGGTCACCGGCAGCGGACGCGCCGACAAGGCGCAGGTCACCCAGATGGTGACCCGTCTGCTGCGGCTCACCGAGGCGCCGAAGCCCGCCGACGCGGCCGATGCCCTGGCGCTGGCCATCTGCCACATCTGGCGTGGCGGGGCGATGAACCGGCTGGAGGCCGCTGTCGCGGCTGCGGCCGGGACGCGCCGCGCGCCCGGGGCCGTGGGCACCCGATGA
- a CDS encoding adenine phosphoribosyltransferase: MTELESLIDDLVRPIEDWPEPGVTFRDITPLLGDPAAYGAVIDGLVALAEEAGPVDAILGIEARGFLFGPSIALRLGVGFVPVRKLGKLPADLLSTSYDLEYGSSTLEMHVDALAPGARVLVVDDVLATGGTMMAAADLVSQAGGVVVGNLVLIELLALGGRERLAPIRCSALRSY; this comes from the coding sequence GTGACCGAGCTGGAATCCCTGATCGACGATCTCGTGCGACCGATCGAGGACTGGCCCGAGCCGGGTGTCACCTTCCGCGACATCACGCCGCTGCTGGGCGACCCGGCGGCCTACGGGGCGGTCATCGACGGGCTGGTCGCCCTGGCCGAGGAGGCCGGACCGGTCGACGCGATCCTGGGCATCGAGGCGCGCGGGTTCTTGTTCGGTCCGTCCATCGCGCTGCGCCTGGGCGTGGGCTTCGTGCCCGTCCGCAAGCTGGGCAAGCTGCCGGCCGACCTGCTGTCCACCTCCTACGACCTCGAGTACGGCTCGTCGACCCTGGAGATGCACGTCGACGCGCTCGCGCCGGGCGCCCGGGTGCTGGTGGTCGACGACGTGCTGGCCACGGGTGGGACGATGATGGCGGCGGCCGACCTGGTCAGCCAGGCCGGGGGAGTCGTGGTCGGCAACCTCGTCCTGATCGAGCTGCTCGCCCTCGGCGGCCGCGAGCGGTTGGCTCCCATCCGCTGCTCCGCGCTGCGTTCCTACTGA
- the ruvA gene encoding Holliday junction branch migration protein RuvA — protein sequence MIAHVRGRVAAVTLTSAVLDVSGVGLQVMCTPGTIATLRIGQEVQLSTSMVVREDSLTIFGFATVDERDMFELVQTASGVGPKVAQAMLAVLDPDRLRQAIGQGDLATLTTVPGIGRKGAERIVVELKDRVGVTTTVAAGAAAWRTQVHEALLGLGWSARDADAALDAVAAELPPGASPDVSTILRDALRSLAKSR from the coding sequence ATGATCGCCCACGTCCGCGGCCGGGTCGCCGCCGTCACGCTCACCTCTGCCGTCCTGGACGTCAGCGGGGTGGGCCTGCAGGTCATGTGCACCCCCGGCACGATCGCGACGCTGCGCATCGGCCAGGAGGTCCAGCTGTCGACGTCGATGGTCGTGCGTGAGGACTCGCTGACGATCTTCGGTTTCGCGACCGTCGACGAGCGCGACATGTTCGAGCTGGTGCAGACCGCCAGCGGTGTGGGCCCCAAGGTCGCCCAGGCGATGCTCGCGGTCCTCGACCCCGACCGGCTGCGCCAGGCCATCGGCCAGGGCGACCTGGCGACGCTGACCACCGTGCCGGGCATCGGCCGCAAGGGTGCCGAGCGCATCGTCGTCGAGCTCAAGGACCGGGTCGGCGTCACCACGACGGTCGCCGCCGGCGCCGCGGCCTGGCGCACCCAGGTCCACGAAGCCCTGCTCGGGCTGGGCTGGTCGGCCCGCGACGCGGACGCCGCCCTGGACGCCGTGGCCGCCGAGCTGCCGCCGGGTGCCAGCCCCGACGTCTCGACCATCCTGCGTGATGCGCTCCGGTCGCTGGCGAAGAGCCGCTGA
- a CDS encoding YebC/PmpR family DNA-binding transcriptional regulator, producing MSGHSKWATTKHKKAIVDAKRGKMFAKMVKNIEVAARIGGPDPDGNPTLYDAIQKAKKSSVPKDHIDRAVKRGGGVGADAVDYTTIMYEGYAPGGVALLIECLTDNKNRAAMEVRTAMTRNGGTMADPGSVSYMFHRKGVILVPQEQEGGPTNEDDVLAAVLDAGAEEVNDLDGSFEVISEATDLVAVREALQEAGLDYDSADASFVPTMTVDVDVDAATKILKLIDALEDCDDVQNVFANFDASDEVMAQVQ from the coding sequence ATGTCAGGCCATTCCAAGTGGGCGACCACGAAGCACAAGAAGGCCATCGTCGACGCCAAGCGCGGCAAGATGTTCGCCAAGATGGTCAAGAACATCGAGGTCGCAGCGCGGATCGGCGGCCCTGACCCCGACGGCAACCCGACGCTGTACGACGCGATCCAGAAGGCGAAGAAGTCCTCGGTCCCCAAGGACCACATCGATCGCGCGGTCAAGCGCGGCGGCGGCGTCGGCGCGGACGCGGTCGACTACACGACGATCATGTACGAGGGGTACGCCCCCGGCGGTGTGGCGCTGCTGATCGAGTGCCTCACCGACAACAAGAACCGGGCCGCGATGGAGGTCCGCACCGCCATGACCCGCAACGGCGGGACGATGGCCGACCCCGGCTCGGTGTCGTACATGTTCCACCGCAAGGGCGTCATTCTCGTGCCGCAGGAGCAGGAGGGCGGCCCCACCAACGAGGACGACGTCCTGGCAGCGGTGCTGGACGCCGGCGCCGAGGAGGTCAACGACCTCGACGGATCGTTCGAGGTCATCAGCGAGGCCACCGACCTGGTCGCCGTCCGTGAGGCGCTGCAGGAGGCCGGGCTCGACTACGACTCGGCCGATGCCTCGTTCGTGCCGACGATGACGGTCGACGTCGACGTCGACGCGGCGACCAAGATCCTCAAGCTGATCGACGCGCTGGAGGACTGCGACGACGTCCAGAACGTCTTCGCCAACTTCGACGCGTCCGACGAGGTCATGGCCCAGGTCCAGTGA
- the secD gene encoding protein translocase subunit SecD, whose product MASSSKRSPNRARPGRTLSLFLAAIVALYALVALIGITGDKGDDSPWHPKLGLDLEGGTRITFQAKAESGDITAEKLEQARDIIDQRVNASGVAEAEVTTQGGNQIIVEIPGEKRANIVDEVGKTAQLRFRLVWAGGLTSATTPATPADVAAQQKIIDDLDWSKLSLDQIIAAETTGVASLPAEYQPGIAALQKEAAGFVCTPDGIDVNDIADKPLVTCDTKTGEVEILSPTVIKGTDVSGAEAVVPQGQVSWVVSLKLKGEGKKTFSTVTDALYKQLQAGNTQGSKFAVVLDGEILTSPTTNGHFTNGESQISGDFNGTTAKTLANQLKYGALPLTFSVNGSEEIGPSLAGTQLDAGLAAGVIGLVLVIVYCLLYYRGLGLVIIGSLFVAAALTYVMVLLLGRGVGFTLTLPGIAGLIVAIGITADSFIVFFERLRDEVRDGKSLRLAVEAGWVRARGTILAADTVSIIAAVTLFIFAIGVVRGFAFALGLTTLIDVFVVFFFTKPLVSLLARTKFFGQGHRLSGLDAAHLGISGRKVTEIARTREEVSTSGKGL is encoded by the coding sequence ATGGCGTCATCGTCCAAGCGCAGCCCGAACCGGGCCCGTCCGGGGCGGACCCTGTCGCTGTTCCTGGCCGCGATCGTCGCGTTGTACGCCCTGGTGGCCCTCATCGGCATCACGGGCGACAAGGGCGACGACAGTCCCTGGCACCCCAAGCTGGGCCTCGACCTCGAGGGCGGCACCCGCATCACCTTCCAGGCCAAGGCCGAGTCCGGTGACATCACGGCCGAGAAGCTCGAGCAGGCTCGCGACATCATCGACCAGCGGGTCAACGCCTCCGGCGTCGCCGAGGCCGAGGTCACCACGCAGGGTGGCAACCAGATCATCGTCGAGATCCCGGGTGAGAAGCGCGCCAACATCGTGGACGAGGTCGGCAAGACGGCCCAGCTGCGGTTCCGGCTGGTCTGGGCCGGCGGCCTGACGAGCGCGACAACGCCCGCCACCCCGGCTGATGTGGCCGCCCAGCAGAAGATCATCGACGACCTCGACTGGTCCAAGCTCAGCCTCGACCAGATCATCGCCGCCGAGACCACTGGGGTCGCATCGCTGCCCGCCGAGTACCAGCCGGGCATCGCCGCCCTGCAGAAGGAGGCCGCCGGCTTCGTCTGCACGCCGGACGGGATCGATGTCAACGACATCGCCGACAAGCCGCTGGTCACCTGTGACACGAAGACCGGTGAGGTCGAGATCCTCAGCCCCACCGTCATCAAGGGCACCGACGTCAGCGGCGCGGAGGCGGTCGTCCCCCAGGGGCAGGTCTCGTGGGTCGTCTCGCTGAAGCTCAAGGGTGAGGGCAAGAAGACCTTCAGCACCGTCACCGACGCGCTGTACAAGCAGCTGCAGGCCGGCAACACCCAGGGCAGCAAGTTCGCCGTGGTGCTCGACGGGGAGATCCTGACGTCGCCGACCACCAACGGCCACTTCACCAACGGTGAGTCGCAGATCTCGGGTGACTTCAACGGCACGACCGCCAAGACGCTGGCCAACCAGCTCAAGTACGGCGCCCTGCCGCTGACGTTCAGCGTCAACGGCAGCGAGGAGATCGGGCCGTCGCTGGCCGGCACCCAGCTGGACGCCGGGCTCGCAGCCGGCGTCATCGGACTGGTGCTCGTGATCGTGTACTGCCTGCTGTACTACCGCGGCCTGGGCCTGGTGATCATCGGATCGCTGTTCGTCGCCGCGGCCCTGACCTACGTCATGGTGCTGCTGCTGGGCAGGGGAGTCGGGTTCACCCTGACGCTGCCGGGCATCGCCGGCCTGATCGTCGCGATCGGCATCACCGCAGACTCGTTCATCGTGTTCTTCGAGCGCCTCCGCGACGAGGTGCGTGACGGCAAGTCGCTGCGCCTGGCCGTCGAGGCGGGGTGGGTGCGGGCACGGGGCACCATCCTGGCCGCCGACACCGTGTCGATCATCGCGGCGGTGACCCTGTTCATCTTCGCGATCGGCGTGGTCCGCGGATTCGCCTTCGCCCTGGGCCTCACGACGTTGATCGACGTGTTCGTGGTGTTCTTCTTCACCAAGCCGTTGGTGTCCCTGCTCGCCAGGACGAAGTTCTTCGGCCAGGGGCACAGGCTGTCGGGCCTGGACGCGGCCCACCTGGGCATCTCGGGCCGCAAGGTCACCGAGATCGCCCGTACCCGCGAAGAAGTCAGCACCTCCGGAAAGGGTCTCTGA
- the pdxT gene encoding pyridoxal 5'-phosphate synthase glutaminase subunit PdxT: MSVSIGVFALQGDVREHLRVLNDLGVDAFRVRRPEELERCDGLVLPGGESTTMYKLARTFDLFEPLAKRISGGMPTFGTCAGMIMLADRIEDGSEGQETLGGLDITVRRNAFGRQVDSFEGELEFRHLDDPVHAVFIRAPWVEQVGPEVEVLATIATGEAAGRIVAVRQGSLMATSFHPEVGSDDRIHRYFVELVKQSQNQSVVS; this comes from the coding sequence GTGTCAGTGTCAATCGGTGTCTTCGCCCTCCAAGGTGACGTGCGCGAGCACCTGCGCGTCCTGAACGATCTCGGCGTCGATGCCTTCCGCGTCCGCCGCCCCGAGGAGCTCGAGCGCTGCGACGGCCTGGTGCTGCCCGGCGGCGAGTCGACCACGATGTACAAGCTCGCCCGGACCTTCGACCTGTTCGAGCCGCTGGCCAAGCGGATCAGCGGCGGCATGCCGACCTTCGGGACGTGCGCCGGCATGATCATGCTCGCCGATCGCATCGAGGACGGCAGCGAGGGCCAGGAGACGCTCGGCGGCCTGGACATCACCGTCCGCCGCAACGCCTTCGGACGCCAGGTCGACTCCTTCGAGGGCGAGCTGGAGTTCCGCCACCTGGACGACCCGGTGCACGCGGTGTTCATCCGCGCACCGTGGGTCGAACAGGTCGGACCGGAGGTCGAAGTTCTTGCCACCATCGCCACGGGGGAGGCGGCCGGTAGGATCGTCGCCGTCCGGCAGGGCAGCCTGATGGCGACCTCGTTCCATCCCGAAGTCGGGAGCGACGATCGCATCCATCGCTACTTCGTCGAACTCGTCAAGCAGTCGCAGAACCAGTCCGTCGTGAGTTAA
- a CDS encoding RelA/SpoT family protein: MRNRLARIGNSKSSSCDPVLDPLIKVFRATHPKGDITTLQKAYDIAERMHAGQKRKSGDPYITHPLAVATILAELGMTTPTLCAALLHDTVEDTPYTLEQLTADFGDEVRHLVDGVTKLDKVKYGDSAQSETIRKMVVAMSRDIRVLVIKLADRLHNMRTLRYLRQDKQERIARETIEIFAPLAHRLGMNTIKWELEDLAFATLHPKVYDEIVRLVADRAPSREQFLERVVNDVESDLRHVKLKATVSSRPKHYYSIYQKMLVGGREFSEIFDLVGVRILVDSVADCYGVLGVLHARWNPIPGRFKDYISVPKFNMYQSLHTTVIGPQGKPVELQIRTYAMHRRAEYGVAAHWKYKEDATAGKSGKAPDKDEMLWLRELLDWQSETSDSVDFLDSLRFEINNAGVYAYTPRGDLIQLPANATPVDFAYAVHTEVGHACIGARVNGRLVSLESTLESGDVVEIFTSKSADAGPSRDWLEFVASPRARNKIRQWFTKERREEAIERGKDLIAKQMRKEGLPLHRLFKHETLATVAQELQLPDISMLYAAVGEGNASPQNVVERVIDLAGGRDGAQEDLAEATTLPGVGATRPRTQNRDAGVIVEGLDGDVMVKLARCCTPVPGDKVQGFVTRGTGVSVHRTDCANLIALRNQPERLVSVRWAATGKSTFLVAIQVEGLDRPRLLSDITRVISDQHVNILSAALSTGRDRVAKSKFTFEMADPKHLGHVLSAVRTVEGVFDVYRLTQ, translated from the coding sequence GTGCGCAACCGGCTGGCCCGCATCGGCAACAGCAAGTCCAGCTCGTGCGACCCGGTGCTCGACCCGCTGATCAAGGTCTTCCGCGCGACGCATCCCAAGGGCGACATCACGACCCTGCAGAAGGCGTACGACATCGCCGAGCGGATGCACGCAGGGCAGAAGCGCAAGAGCGGCGATCCGTACATCACCCACCCGCTCGCCGTCGCGACCATCCTGGCCGAGCTCGGCATGACGACGCCCACCCTGTGCGCAGCGCTCCTGCACGACACGGTCGAGGACACGCCGTACACGTTGGAGCAGCTGACCGCCGACTTCGGCGACGAGGTGCGTCACCTGGTCGACGGCGTGACCAAGCTCGACAAGGTCAAGTACGGCGACTCGGCGCAGTCCGAGACGATCCGCAAGATGGTGGTCGCGATGAGCCGCGACATCCGCGTGCTCGTCATCAAGCTCGCCGACCGCCTGCACAACATGCGGACGCTGCGCTACCTGCGTCAGGACAAGCAGGAGCGCATCGCCCGCGAGACGATCGAGATCTTCGCGCCGCTGGCCCACCGCCTCGGCATGAACACGATCAAGTGGGAGCTGGAGGATCTGGCCTTCGCCACCCTGCACCCCAAGGTCTACGACGAGATCGTGCGCCTGGTCGCCGACCGTGCGCCGTCGCGCGAGCAGTTCCTCGAACGGGTCGTCAACGACGTCGAGTCCGATCTGCGGCACGTCAAGCTGAAGGCCACGGTGTCGAGCCGGCCGAAGCACTACTACTCGATCTACCAGAAGATGCTGGTCGGCGGCCGCGAGTTCTCCGAGATCTTCGACCTGGTCGGCGTGCGGATCCTGGTCGACTCGGTCGCCGACTGCTACGGCGTCCTCGGCGTCCTGCACGCCCGATGGAACCCGATCCCGGGGCGGTTCAAGGACTACATCTCGGTGCCGAAGTTCAACATGTACCAGTCGCTGCACACGACGGTCATCGGTCCGCAGGGCAAGCCCGTCGAGCTGCAGATCCGGACGTACGCGATGCACCGCCGCGCCGAGTACGGCGTCGCCGCGCACTGGAAGTACAAGGAGGACGCGACCGCCGGCAAGAGTGGCAAGGCGCCCGACAAGGACGAGATGCTGTGGCTGCGCGAGCTGCTGGACTGGCAGTCCGAGACGTCGGACTCCGTCGACTTCCTGGACTCCTTGCGCTTCGAGATCAACAACGCCGGTGTGTACGCGTACACGCCGCGCGGCGACCTCATCCAGCTGCCGGCCAACGCCACGCCGGTCGACTTCGCGTACGCCGTCCACACCGAGGTCGGGCACGCCTGCATCGGCGCCCGCGTCAACGGCCGGCTCGTGTCGCTGGAGTCGACGCTCGAGAGCGGCGATGTCGTGGAGATCTTCACCTCCAAGTCGGCCGATGCCGGGCCGAGCCGTGACTGGCTGGAGTTCGTGGCCAGCCCGCGGGCCCGCAACAAGATCCGGCAGTGGTTCACCAAGGAACGCCGCGAGGAGGCCATCGAGCGCGGCAAGGACCTCATCGCCAAGCAGATGCGCAAGGAGGGTCTGCCGCTGCACCGGCTGTTCAAGCACGAGACGCTGGCAACCGTTGCGCAGGAGCTGCAGCTGCCGGACATCTCGATGCTGTACGCCGCGGTCGGCGAGGGCAACGCCAGCCCTCAGAACGTCGTCGAGCGGGTCATCGACCTGGCCGGCGGGCGCGACGGCGCCCAGGAGGACCTCGCCGAGGCCACCACGCTGCCCGGGGTCGGCGCCACCCGTCCGCGCACCCAGAACCGCGATGCGGGTGTCATCGTCGAAGGGCTGGACGGCGACGTCATGGTCAAGCTGGCCAGGTGCTGCACGCCGGTGCCCGGCGACAAGGTCCAAGGATTCGTCACCCGTGGCACAGGCGTCTCGGTGCACCGCACCGATTGCGCCAACCTGATCGCGTTGCGCAACCAGCCGGAGCGTCTGGTCTCCGTGCGGTGGGCGGCGACGGGCAAGAGCACCTTCCTGGTCGCGATCCAGGTCGAGGGGCTGGACCGTCCGCGCCTGCTCAGCGACATCACGCGGGTCATCTCGGACCAGCACGTCAACATCTTGTCGGCTGCGCTGTCGACCGGCCGCGACCGCGTCGCGAAGTCCAAGTTCACGTTCGAGATGGCCGATCCCAAGCACCTGGGCCACGTCCTGAGCGCCGTCCGCACCGTCGAGGGCGTCTTCGACGTCTACCGCCTCACCCAATAA
- the secF gene encoding protein translocase subunit SecF, giving the protein MSTFGQHLYEGRVSFDFVGRRKLWYSISAVIVVLAALGFVVKGFNYGVEFKGGVEFTAKVQVANSQTSDEMVQAVEDADVPEAGDPTVQTSGSDTIRIQTRALTQDQATAVTQSLEKAGASEVSQNLIGPTYGKQVATKALTGLIVFLVVVVIFIWVYFREWRMSAGGIVALAHDLIITGGVYAWSGFEVTPATVTGLLTILGYSLYDTVVVFDKVRENTKGILSSTTKTYAEQGNLAVNQTLVRSINTSITALLPVGALLFVGAGVLGTGPLKDLALALFVGMAAGTYSSIFIATPFVVQLKEREPAIKAQTARVMARRAKEGEGLSVGSSTATAVAPARTVRTSGAAKRAQPSRKPRSQRGKGGSGPER; this is encoded by the coding sequence ATGAGCACATTCGGCCAGCACCTGTACGAGGGGCGCGTCTCGTTCGACTTCGTCGGACGGCGCAAGCTCTGGTACTCGATCTCGGCCGTCATCGTCGTCCTGGCGGCGCTCGGGTTCGTGGTGAAGGGCTTCAACTACGGCGTGGAGTTCAAGGGCGGTGTCGAGTTCACCGCCAAGGTCCAGGTTGCCAACTCCCAGACGTCCGACGAGATGGTGCAGGCCGTCGAGGACGCCGACGTCCCGGAGGCCGGCGACCCGACCGTCCAGACCTCCGGTTCCGACACGATCCGGATCCAGACCCGGGCCCTGACGCAGGACCAGGCCACCGCGGTCACGCAGTCGCTGGAGAAGGCGGGTGCCTCCGAGGTCAGCCAGAACCTGATCGGACCCACCTACGGCAAGCAGGTGGCGACCAAGGCGCTGACCGGCCTGATCGTGTTCCTGGTCGTGGTCGTGATCTTCATCTGGGTGTACTTCCGTGAGTGGCGCATGTCCGCCGGCGGCATCGTGGCCCTCGCGCACGACCTGATCATCACCGGCGGCGTGTACGCGTGGTCCGGCTTCGAGGTCACGCCGGCAACCGTCACGGGTCTGCTGACGATCCTGGGCTACTCGCTGTACGACACCGTCGTGGTGTTCGACAAGGTGCGCGAGAACACCAAGGGCATCTTGTCGTCGACCACCAAGACCTATGCGGAGCAGGGCAACCTCGCGGTCAACCAGACGCTGGTCCGCTCGATCAACACCTCGATCACCGCGCTGCTGCCGGTGGGCGCACTGCTGTTCGTCGGCGCCGGGGTGCTCGGCACCGGGCCCCTGAAGGACCTGGCGCTGGCCCTGTTCGTCGGCATGGCGGCCGGCACCTACTCCTCGATCTTCATCGCGACGCCGTTCGTCGTCCAGCTCAAGGAGCGGGAGCCCGCGATCAAGGCGCAGACCGCCCGGGTCATGGCTCGCCGGGCCAAGGAGGGCGAGGGGCTCTCCGTCGGGTCGTCGACCGCGACCGCCGTCGCCCCCGCCCGGACCGTCCGCACGTCCGGTGCCGCCAAGCGTGCCCAGCCGTCCCGGAAGCCGCGCTCGCAGCGCGGAAAGGGCGGCTCTGGACCCGAACGGTAG
- the ruvB gene encoding Holliday junction branch migration DNA helicase RuvB, whose protein sequence is MHDDTGYDGDGFEAIVAEAGPEDRAFEAALRPRTLDELVGQERVREQLSLMLEAAVARGRTPDHVLLSGPPGLGKTTLAMIIAHQLSAPLRITSGPAIQHAGDLAAILSGINEGDVLFIDEIHRMSRPAEELLYMAMEDFRVDVIVGKGPGATAIPLEIPPFTVVGATTRAGLLPSPLRDRFGFTAQLDYYDTDELHRIVQRSAGLLGLEITDDGGREIASRSRGTPRIANRLLRRVRDYAEVRAGGVVDHDVARGALALYEVDELGLDRLDRAVLSALCRNFGGGPVGISTLAVAVAEERETVEELAEPFLVRLGFLARTPRGRVATAAAWRHLGLSVPAGIEQLPLPDDPA, encoded by the coding sequence ATGCACGACGACACCGGGTACGACGGCGACGGGTTCGAGGCGATCGTGGCCGAGGCCGGTCCCGAGGACCGTGCCTTCGAGGCGGCGCTGCGCCCGCGCACGCTCGACGAGCTCGTGGGGCAGGAACGCGTCCGCGAGCAGCTGTCGCTGATGCTGGAGGCCGCGGTGGCCCGGGGCCGTACCCCCGATCACGTGCTGCTGTCGGGCCCGCCCGGACTGGGCAAGACCACGCTGGCGATGATCATCGCCCACCAGCTGTCCGCCCCACTGCGCATCACCAGTGGGCCCGCGATCCAGCACGCCGGCGACCTGGCCGCCATCTTGTCGGGCATCAACGAGGGCGATGTCTTGTTCATCGACGAGATCCACCGCATGTCCAGGCCCGCCGAAGAGCTGCTGTACATGGCGATGGAGGACTTCCGCGTCGATGTGATCGTCGGCAAGGGCCCCGGCGCCACGGCGATCCCGCTGGAGATCCCGCCGTTCACGGTGGTCGGCGCGACCACGCGCGCCGGCCTGCTCCCCAGCCCGCTGCGCGACCGCTTCGGCTTCACCGCCCAGCTGGACTACTACGACACCGACGAGCTGCACCGCATCGTCCAGCGCTCGGCGGGCCTGCTCGGCCTGGAGATCACCGATGACGGCGGACGGGAGATCGCCTCGCGCTCGCGTGGGACGCCGCGAATCGCCAACCGGCTGCTGCGCCGCGTCCGCGACTACGCGGAGGTCCGGGCCGGGGGAGTCGTCGACCACGACGTGGCCCGCGGCGCCCTGGCCCTGTACGAGGTCGACGAGCTGGGGCTGGACCGTCTGGACCGCGCCGTGCTGTCGGCCCTGTGCCGCAACTTCGGCGGGGGACCGGTCGGCATCTCGACGCTTGCCGTCGCCGTCGCCGAGGAGCGGGAGACGGTCGAGGAGCTCGCCGAGCCCTTCCTGGTCCGGCTGGGATTCCTGGCCAGGACGCCGCGGGGACGCGTCGCGACCGCTGCCGCGTGGCGTCACCTGGGCCTGTCGGTGCCCGCAGGAATCGAGCAGCTGCCGCTTCCTGACGACCCTGCCTGA